A region of Drosophila suzukii chromosome 2L, CBGP_Dsuzu_IsoJpt1.0, whole genome shotgun sequence DNA encodes the following proteins:
- the LOC108012988 gene encoding putative gustatory receptor 36c: MDLTRMVIQVFHARPQVKRMSRWGILVKFISGSVTDLLQMAVLLDAMDRVGSQFYLGMGLQYWTSAILNLAISQHYLIMLFIRTQYQLLNTELRKVIEESNELSWNPPRQGTFMTRCCNLADQLEDLAKLQSQLQLIMKQLEEVFGVQGALVYGGYYLSSVSYIYLIYSILKYGYENMNMTLTSVILSLVWCFFYYLDGMLNMSVMLYVQDDHEEMLRLLEERTLFAPGLDVRLEEAFEKLQLQLIRNPFKIDVMKLYDVNRGTTMAMFANLLSHSIFLIQYDMENFEKEII; this comes from the exons ATGGATCTGACGAGAATGGTGATTCAAGTATTTCATGCCAGGCCGCAGGTGAAAAGGATGTCTCGCTGGGGTATTCTTGTCAAGTTTATCTCTGGATCTGTGACCGACTTACTCCAAATGGCGGTCTTATTGGATGCCATGGATCGTGTGGGCTCTCAGTTCTACTTGGGAATGGGCCTGCAGTACTGGACGTCGGCTATCCTGAATCTGGCCATATCGCAGCATTACCTTATAATGCTTTTCATTCGCACCCAGTATCAGCTACTGAATACTGAACTCCGCAAGGTGATTGAAGAATCCAATGAGCTAAGTTGGAATCCTCCACGACAGGGGACTTTCATGACCAGGTGTTGCAACTTGGCGGATCAGCTAGAGGATTTGGCCAAGCTCCAGAGTCAGCTGCAGTTGATTATGAAACAACTGGAAGAAGTATTCGGCGTTCAGGGGGCCTTGGTCTATGGGGGATACTACCTCTCCTCGGTATCATATATATACCTGATCTACAGTATCCTTAAATATGGCTACGAAAATATGAACATGACTCTAACCTCTGTGATCCTGTCTTTAGTTTGGTgctttttttactacctcgaTGGTATGCTAAATATGTCCGTTATGCTATATGTCCAGGATGATCACGAGGAAATGCTCCGTCTACTGGAAGAGCGAACCCTATTTGCACCCGGGTTGGATGTTCGTCTCGAGGAAGCC TTTGAAAAACTCCAGCTCCAGCTGATTCGAAATCCTTTTAAAATTGATGTAATGAAATTGTACGACGTCAATCGAGGAACTACCATGGCCATGTTTGCAAATCTTTTATCGCATTCAATCTTCCTAATTCAATATGATATGGAGAACTTTGAAAAAGAAATTATCTAA
- the Gr36b gene encoding putative gustatory receptor 36b produces MFDWVGLLLKAVYFYCHFIGLSNFVYDWRTGRVFTSLRTTLQAFTINALMVMALIFYWTGNSNANFVFRSANKLHEYVFIIMSGLRITAGLVTVLNRWLQRSQTMKLSREIICLYMANPQVKKMIRWGLLLKFFTGGGTDLFQVVNSVSALGRLDSSAIIGVTLHTCVSFILNLAIAQHYFIMLFVRGQYKIVNIRLRQVINESLRLSYLQKRGGAFMTRCCYLSDQLEDIGKVQSQLQSILVEVAEGFGIQGLMAYAGYYISCIGAYYMAYSVYKYGHETLNMSVKTMILAGVWCFFYYLDGTINCFNILYVRDHHNEMLRLLEKRTVFASRLDVRLEESFESLQLQLLRNPLTLDVMGMFPITRSATAAMIGSIIANSIFLIQFDMKYF; encoded by the exons ATGTTCGATTGGGTCGGTTTGTTGCTGAAAGCAGTCTACTTTTACTGCCACTTCATAGGGCTAAGCAATTTTGTATACGATTGGCGAACAGGTCGCGTATTCACATCGTTGCGAACTACTCTGCAAGCCTTCACGATAAACGCACTTATGGTGATGGCCCTAATTTTTTATTGGACCGGAAACAGTAATGCTAATTTTGTATTCCGAAGCGCCAACAAACTGCAtgaatatgtttttattattatgtcCGGCTTAAGAATCACTGCAG GACTTGTTACGGTGCTCAATAGATGGCTTCAGCGTAGCCAGACGATGAAACTGAGCAGAGAAATAATTTGCTTGTATATGGCCAATCCGCAGGTGAAGAAAATGATCCGCTGGGGACTTTTACTGAAGTTCTTTACTGGTGGTGGGACTGACCTCTTCCAAGTGGTTAACTCCGTGAGTGCATTGGGTCGTCTGGATTCCTCAGCAATTATAGGTGTGACTTTGCATACCTGCGTTTCATTTATTCTGAATCTGGCCATAGCGCAGCACTATTTTATAATGCTCTTCGTTCGTGGGCAAtataagattgtaaatataagGCTAAGACAAGTGATAAATGAAAGCCTTAGGCTAAGCTACCTCCAAAAGCGAGGGGGTGCTTTCATGACTAGATGTTGCTATCTATCGGATCAGTTGGAAGATATAGGAAAAGTCCAGAGTCAGCTGCAGTCGATTTTGGTCGAGGTGGCAGAGGGTTTCGGCATCCAGGGCCTGATGGCGTATGCCGGATACTACATATCATGTATCGGTGCTTATTATATGGCTTACAGCGTATATAAATATGGTCACGAAACTCTAAATATGTCTGTTAAAACCATGATCCTGGCCGGCGTTTGGTGCTTCTTTTACTATCTCGATGGAACaattaattgttttaatattctttatgTGCGGGATCATCATAACGAAATGTTGCGTCTCTTGGAAAAGAGGACAGTTTTCGCATCTCGCTTAGACGTTCGTTTGGAAGAATCC TTCGAGAGTCTCCAGCTGCAGCTTCTTCGAAACCCATTGACACTGGATGTCATGGGAATGTTTCCCATCACTCGTAGCGCAACTGCAGCCATGATTGGTTCTATAATAGCGAATTCCATATTTCTTATTCAATTTGacatgaaatatttttaa